Below is a window of Pseudomonas eucalypticola DNA.
TACTGCGGGCCCATCTTGTCCATCAGGGCGGCGAGCATTTCGTACTCTTCGCCGGTCAGGTCGGTCAGCGGGGTGCGCACGGGGCCTGCGTCGTAACCGGCGATCTTGGCGCCTGCCTTGACGATGCTGACGGCATAGCCCGCTTTGCGGTTGCGGATGTCCAGGTACGGCAGGAAGAAGTCGTCGATCAGCTTGCCAACGGTGGCGTGATCGTCGCGGGCGATGGCGTGGTAGAAGTCCATCGCGGTTTTCGGGATGAAGTTGAACACCGCCGAGGAGTAGACCGGCACGCCCAGCGCCTTGTAGGCCGCGGCGTAGACTTCGGCGGTAGGCAGGCCACCCAGGTAGCTGAAGCGGTCGCCCAGGCGGCGGCGGATGGACACCATCAGTTCGATGTCACCCAGGCCGTCCTTGTAACCGATCAGGTTCGGGCAGCGCTCGGCCAGGCGTTCCAGCTGCGTGGCATTGAGGCGGCACACGTTGCGGTTGTAGACGATCACGCCAATGTTCACCGACTTGCACACCGCTTCCACGTGGGCAGCGACGCCGTCCTGGCTGGCTTCGGTCAGGTAGTGCGGCAGCAGCAACAGGCCCTTGGCACCCAGGCGCTCGGCTTCCTGGGCGTATTCGATGGCCTGGCGAGTGGCACCGCCGACGCCGGCCAGGATAGGTACGCTCTTGGCGCAGGTATCGACTGCCGTCTTGATGACTTGCGAATACTCGCTGGCAGCGAGGGAGAAGAACTCACCGGTACCGCCGGCAGCGAACAGCGCGCTGGCGCCATAGGGGGCCAGCCACTCCAGGCGCTTGATGTAGCCAGAGCGGTCGAAGTCGCCCTGGGCATTGAAATCGGTCACCGGGAAAGACAGCAGGCCGGCGGAGAGGATGGACTTCAGTTCTTGTGGATTCATTATTCGAACACCCTGGTTTGCATGGAATGTGCGCTCAGCCTTCGCTGATGTCGTACGTCATCGTACAACTGAAATAACGAATGCTCAATAGGGTGTGCGACGAAATGTCATGGGATTGCGGCGGCCGCTTCCCGAGCAAGCCGGCAAGCAGGCACAGCCTTCGGTGGCACCGCAGGTCTATCTGCAGTGCCACCAAAGGCTGAGTGCTGGAGGCTATTGATTAAACGGCCGCGAAAGGTGTGGGACCGAGCGTGCTCGGGAAGCAGGTACAACCGACCTAGGCAGTCGCCTGCGCTTCTTCATGAGCCTGGCGCAGCCGCTCGCGGCTGTTGGTCAGGTGCAGGCGCATGGCCGCGCGGGCGGCATCGGAGTCCTGACGGGCGATGGCCTCGTATATCTCTTCATGCTCGCGGCTCAGGCGGCTCATGTAGTGCTGCTGGTCATCATGGGCCAGGCGCGCGGAGTTGAGCCGGGTACGCGGAATGATACTGGTGCCCAGGTGGGTCATGATGTCGGTGAAGTAGCGGTTGCCGGTGGACAGGGCGATCTGCAGGTGGAACTGGAAGTCCGAGGCCACTGCATCGCTGGCGTGGGCCGCGCTCTCAGCCAGGGCGTCCAGCGCCGCGCGCATGGCGGCCAGTTGCTCGGGCGAGCGGCGCTGGGCAGCCAGCCCTGCCGACTCCACTTCCAGGCTGATGCGCAATTCCAGCACCGCCAGCACGTCACGCAAGGTGACGATGGTGGCGGGGTCGATACGGAAGCCGCTTGGGCTGGGCGTGTCGAGCACGAAGGTGCCGATGCCATGGCGGGTTTCCACCTGCCCCGCCGCCTGCAGGCGCGAAATGGCTTCACGCACCACGGTGCGGCTGACGCCCTGCTCCTGCATGATCGCCGACTCGGTGGGCAACTTGTCGCCGCGCTTGAGCTCACCCTTGAGGATGCGCTCGGTCAGCACGGTGACCAGTTCCTGGGCAAGGCTGCGGGGCTTGCGGCGCCCGCGCGGCTGGGCGGTTGGGGTATCCATGGCGAACTTCTTATCTCGAAATCACGTTGATAGGCGCATCATAGCGCATTCCAGTCGTACGACCACAGTTCACACCGTGGTCGCCTCCCCCATCGCCTGTGGCTGCAAATGCCCGCCTTCCAGGCGAATATGCCGGGAGTGGAAGCGCTTGAGGCTGCTGCGGTGGCCGACGCTGATCAGGGTCAGCCCCGGCAGTTCATCGATCAGCGCCTGGTACAGGCTGGCCTCGTCTTCCTCGTCCATGGCCGACGTGGCTTCGTCCAGGTACAACCACTGCGGCGCGTACAACAGCGTGCGGGCGAATGCTACGCGCTGCTGCTCACCCGGCGACAGCAGGCTTTGCCAGTGGGCCGGTTCGTCCAGCCGCTCGATCAGTTGCGGCAGGCGGCACAGCTGCAGGACGTGGGCGTAGCGCTCTTGGCTGTACACATCACCCGGCTGTGGATAACTCAAGGCCTCGCGCAGGGTGCCGATGGGCAGGTACGGCTTCTGGGGCATGAACATCGTGCGCCCTTCGGGCATGTCGATGCGGCCCCGGCCGTGGGTCAACAAATTGCCCATGGCCCGCAACAAGGTGCTCTTGCCACTGCCGGAGCGGCCGCTGAGCAGCACACGGTCGCCGGCAGCGACGTCCAGGGCGGCGTTTTGCAGCAGTTGGCGACCGTTGCCCAGGGTCAGGTCCAGGTCCTTGATGTGCAGCTGGTGCCCGTGGCGCTTCACCTCCACGCCCGGCGCGCGCTGTTCGTTGTCGTCCATGGCCTGGCGGAAACTCAGCAGACGGTCGCACGTGGCGCGCCAGGTGGCCAGGTCGGTATAGGCATTGATGAACCAACTGAGGCTACCCTGCACGCTACCGAAGGCATCGGCTACCTGCATGAGCACGCCCAGCTCGATGGCCCCGGAGAAATAGCGCGGCGAGGCCACGACGATGGGGAAAATGTTGGCGATCTGCGCGTAACCATTGGTGAAGATATTCATGCGCTTCTGCACGCGCATGATCGCCCAGTAATTTTTCCAGATCTGGTTGAAGCGCGCGCTCAGGCGCTGGTTTTCCACAGGCTCGCCGTCCAGCAGGGCGATGGTCTCGGCGTTTTCGCGCACTCGGATCAAGCCAAAACGCAGGTCGGCCTCGAAACGTTGCTGGTTGTTGCTCAAACTGATCAGGCGGCGCCCCAACAAATGGGTGATCAGGCTGCCGGCCAGGGCGTACAGGAATGCGGCCCAGAACATGTACCCGGGGATGTTGATGCCGAACAGCTCGATAGTGCCGGAAATACCCCACAGGATCACCGAAAACGACACCAGGTTGACGATGTTGCTGATCAGCCCCAGGCCGATGCTCAGGGTATCGGAAGTGAAATCGCGCAAGTCTTCGCTCAGGCGCTGGTCAGGGTTATCGGTAACGCCCTGCTGCTCCAGGCGGTAGTAGCTCTTGTGCGCCAGCCACTGCTTGAAGTGTTTCTCGGTGAGCCAGCGCCGCCAGCGGATGGTGAGCATCTGCGTCAGGTAGATGCGCGTCACCCCCATGGCGATGTACACCGCCGCCATGCCACAGAAATACAGGATCAGCTGAATGAACTGCTCATAATGTTTTTCCTGCAGCGAGTTGTACATGTCGCGGTTCCAACTGTTGAACCACACCGACATGGCCACGCTGGCCAGCGACAACACAATGATGGTCACCAGCAGCGACCAGGCTTTGCCCTTTTCTTCGCTTTTCCAGTACGGGGTAATCAGTTTCCAGACCCGGCGGGCAAAATGACCGCGCACGGCGTCGTTGACCGCGGAGTGTTCAGCGTTCTGATTCATGTAGGAACTCGATGATGGAAGGCCCGCGCACGCGCATCGATCCTGATGCGCAGCGAGGCGAAATCAACAAGGGGCAGGCGCTCAGCGCCGAACCGGGCGCTTCTGCAGTTTGCGCTGCAGCGTTCGCCGATGCATGCCCAGGGCGCGGGCAGTGGCGGAGATGTTGCCTTCGTGCTCGGTGAGCACGCGCTGGATGTGTTCCCACTGCAGGCGGTCCACCGACATGGGGTTTTCCGGCACCAGGGTGTCCAGGTCGGCGTGCTCGGACAGCAGAGCCGCCAGCACGTCGTCGGCGTCGGCCGGCTTGCACAGGTAGTTGCAGGCACCGCGCTTGATGGCTTCCACCGCGGTGGCGATGCTGGAGTAACCGGTCAGGATCACCACGCGCATCTCCGGGTCCAATTCCAGCAGCTTGGGCAGCAGCACCAGGCCCGAATCGCCTTCCATTTTCAGGTCCAGGGCGGCGTAGTCGGGTACGTCGTCCTGGGCCAGCTTCAGCCCTTCGTCGGCGCTGGCGGCGGTGCTGACGCGAAAGCCCCGGCGGGCCATGGCGCGGGCCATGACGCGGGTAAAGGTCGAATCGTCATCGACCAGCAACAGATGCGGCAGCTCTTCGCCTTCGACCTGGTTTTCATCACTCATGTCTGTCTCCTCGGGCGTCACGGGGCAGGCGCAACTCGGTGAGTGTACCGCCCTGCTCATGACTATAGAGTTTTACCGAGCCGCCGGCGCGTGTCACGCTGGCCTTGCTCAAAAACAGGCCCAGGCCGAAGCCCTTGCCCTTGGTCGTAAAGAAAGGTTTGCCGATTTGCTCGGCGATTGCCAGAGGCACACCGGGGCCGTGATCGCGAATCACGATGAAGATATCTTCAGCGTTCCAGTCCAGGTGCACTTCCAGGCCTTCGGCGCAGGCGTCGGCGGCGTTGTTCAGCAGGTTGAGCAACGCCTGGGTGAGGTCCGGAGGTGGTGCCAGCTCGGGCACTTCGCCCTGGCCCAGGCGCTGGAAGCGGTAGGTGGCTTCCGGGCGCATCAGGTGCCAGCGGTTCAGGGCCTCGTCGAGCCAGGCGGTCACGGGCTGCTCCATCACCGCCATGCGCCGGTTGGCCTCGGCGGCGCGCACCAGTTGCTGCAGGGTTTCCTTGCACAGCTTGACCTGGTCCTGAAGCACCGCCAGGTCTTCCTGCAGGGCCGGGTCCGGGTGGTCCTGGCGCATTTCCTTGAGCAGCACGCTCATGGTCGCCAGCGGCGTGCCCAGTTCATGGGCGGCACCGGCGGCTTCAGTGGCCACGGCCAGCAATTGCTGGTCACGCAGCCCCTCTTCGCGCCGCTGAGCACGCATCTGCTCTTGGCGGCGCAGCTCCTCGGCCATCTTGGCGGCGAAGAAGGTAATCACCCCGGCCGCCAGGGCAAAACTCAGCCACATCCCGTAGTTCTGCAGGTTTTCCCGGGCGATCGGCAGCGTTGGCAGCGGGTAGAACCGCACCAGCAGCACCGAATAGCACGCCAGGGCAATACCCGACAGAATCACCGAATAGAGCCAGGGCAGTGTGACTGCCGCGATGGTCAACGGCACCAGGTAATACGACACGAACGGGTTGGTGGAGCCACCCGAGTAATACAGCAGGGCACTGTGCAACAGCAGGTCACAGGTCAACTGCAGGGCGTATTCCTGCTCGGTCACCGGGAGTGAAGCGCGCACTCGCAGTGCGGTCACGGTACACAGCAGCAACGACACGGCCAGGGTGGCGCTCAGTTGCAACCAGGGCAGCGGCAGCAGGTGCGTCAGGTAGGCGAAGCCCACCGACCCGGCTTGGGCGGCCAATACCAGAAAACGGATGAATGTCAGGCGCCAGAGGTTCTGGCGAGTAGCGGACAACGGCATAGATGGGGCGAGCATGAGCTCTCCTGATGAGCGCTCCAGGCAGATCGTTGCAAGTATAACCAACTCGGGGGCCAGGCAGACAAATGTGCGGCAAAGCGCCACAGCCCGCCATACAAACGGTTACACATCCGCGATGAACCGCCCCCGGACGACTACAGTCTTAGCGGTTTGCCCACAAGGAGCTCCCCATGCACATCTCCCGTCGCAGCGCTGCCCTCGTCCTCGGCGCCGGCCTGCTTGCCAGCCTGCCGGCCCTGGCCGACGAAGCGCCCCGCTACAATCAGATTTCCCTGCGTGCCGAAGTCAGCCGGGAAGTGCCGCGCGACCTGATGCTGGTCACCCTGTACAGCGAAGAACAGAACGCCGACCCCGCCAAGCTCGCCGCCCAGGTCACCGAGGCCATGAACAAGGCGCTTGGCAAAGCCCGTGAAGCAAAGGAAGTGAACGTCAGCCAAGGCAGCCGCAACAGCTACCCCATTTATGACGACAAGGGCCAGAAAATCACCGGTTGGCGCGAGCGGGCCGAGCTGCGCCTGGAAAGCGCCGACTTCCCGGCCCTGTCCACCCTGACCGGGCAACTGTTGCAAGACCTGAAGATGGGCGGCATGACCTTTACCCTGTCGCCCAAGACCCGCACCGCCAGCGAAGACGCCCTGCTCAAGGACGCCGTGGCCGCCTTCAAGGCCCGCGCCCAGCTGGCTACCGAGGCGTTAGGCGGCAAGGGCTACAAAGTGGTCAGCATGAACCTCAACAGCAGCGGCTACCAGCAGCCGTTCCCACGGGCGGCGATGATGATGAAATCGGCCATGGCCGACGCGGCGCCCACGCCTGAAGTGGAAGCGGGCACCAGTCAGGTCAGCATGAACGCCGACGGCACCATCGAAGTGCAGATGCCCTGACGGTCTGCGGCTACGGGTCATGCAGCGGATGGGGTAATCTGCGAGCCACACTGTATTCAGAGAGGCTTTCATGGACAAAACCGCCTTCAAACCCCTGCTGCTCGCCGCTGCCCTGCTGGCCGCACCGCTGGCCCAGGCCGCCGGCACGCTGGTCTACTGCTCGGAAGCGAGCCCTGCGGGGTTCGACCCCAGCCAATACACCAGCGGCACCGACTTCGACGCCTCGGCCGAAACGGTGTTCAACCGCCTGACCCAGTTCAAACGCGGCGGCACCGAGGTGGAACCGGGCCTGGCGACTTCCTGGGATGTGTCCAAGGATGGCCTGGCGTACACCTTTCACCTGCGCCAAGGGGTGAAGTTTCACACCACCGAGTATTTCAACCCTACCCGCACGTTCAATGCCGATGACGTACTGTTTACTTTCGATCGCCTGCTGAACCCCCAACAGCCGTTTCGGCAGGCCTACCCATCCGAGTCTCCATACTTCAACGACATGGACTTGAACACCACCATCAAGTCGGTGACCAAGACCGACGACAACACCGTGGTGTTCACCCTCAACCATATCGACGCCGCCTTCGTGCAGAACCTGGCCATGAGCTTCGCCTCAATCCAGTCGGCCGAGTACGCCAACCAGTTGCTCAAGCAAGGCAAGGCCGCGGACATCAACCAGAAGCCGATCGGCACCGGGCCGTTCGTGTTCAAGCGCTACCAGAAAGACGCGCAGATCCGTTACACGGCCAACAAGGACTACTGGAAGCCGGAAGACGTGAAGCTCGACAA
It encodes the following:
- a CDS encoding FadR/GntR family transcriptional regulator — protein: MDTPTAQPRGRRKPRSLAQELVTVLTERILKGELKRGDKLPTESAIMQEQGVSRTVVREAISRLQAAGQVETRHGIGTFVLDTPSPSGFRIDPATIVTLRDVLAVLELRISLEVESAGLAAQRRSPEQLAAMRAALDALAESAAHASDAVASDFQFHLQIALSTGNRYFTDIMTHLGTSIIPRTRLNSARLAHDDQQHYMSRLSREHEEIYEAIARQDSDAARAAMRLHLTNSRERLRQAHEEAQATA
- a CDS encoding response regulator transcription factor; this translates as MSDENQVEGEELPHLLLVDDDSTFTRVMARAMARRGFRVSTAASADEGLKLAQDDVPDYAALDLKMEGDSGLVLLPKLLELDPEMRVVILTGYSSIATAVEAIKRGACNYLCKPADADDVLAALLSEHADLDTLVPENPMSVDRLQWEHIQRVLTEHEGNISATARALGMHRRTLQRKLQKRPVRR
- a CDS encoding SIMPL domain-containing protein (The SIMPL domain is named for its presence in mouse protein SIMPL (signalling molecule that associates with mouse pelle-like kinase). Bacterial member BP26, from Brucella, was shown to assemble into a channel-like structure, while YggE from E. coli has been associated with resistance to oxidative stress.) — translated: MHISRRSAALVLGAGLLASLPALADEAPRYNQISLRAEVSREVPRDLMLVTLYSEEQNADPAKLAAQVTEAMNKALGKAREAKEVNVSQGSRNSYPIYDDKGQKITGWRERAELRLESADFPALSTLTGQLLQDLKMGGMTFTLSPKTRTASEDALLKDAVAAFKARAQLATEALGGKGYKVVSMNLNSSGYQQPFPRAAMMMKSAMADAAPTPEVEAGTSQVSMNADGTIEVQMP
- a CDS encoding ATP-binding protein, with the translated sequence MLAPSMPLSATRQNLWRLTFIRFLVLAAQAGSVGFAYLTHLLPLPWLQLSATLAVSLLLCTVTALRVRASLPVTEQEYALQLTCDLLLHSALLYYSGGSTNPFVSYYLVPLTIAAVTLPWLYSVILSGIALACYSVLLVRFYPLPTLPIARENLQNYGMWLSFALAAGVITFFAAKMAEELRRQEQMRAQRREEGLRDQQLLAVATEAAGAAHELGTPLATMSVLLKEMRQDHPDPALQEDLAVLQDQVKLCKETLQQLVRAAEANRRMAVMEQPVTAWLDEALNRWHLMRPEATYRFQRLGQGEVPELAPPPDLTQALLNLLNNAADACAEGLEVHLDWNAEDIFIVIRDHGPGVPLAIAEQIGKPFFTTKGKGFGLGLFLSKASVTRAGGSVKLYSHEQGGTLTELRLPRDARGDRHE
- a CDS encoding ABC transporter ATP-binding protein/permease, which translates into the protein MNQNAEHSAVNDAVRGHFARRVWKLITPYWKSEEKGKAWSLLVTIIVLSLASVAMSVWFNSWNRDMYNSLQEKHYEQFIQLILYFCGMAAVYIAMGVTRIYLTQMLTIRWRRWLTEKHFKQWLAHKSYYRLEQQGVTDNPDQRLSEDLRDFTSDTLSIGLGLISNIVNLVSFSVILWGISGTIELFGINIPGYMFWAAFLYALAGSLITHLLGRRLISLSNNQQRFEADLRFGLIRVRENAETIALLDGEPVENQRLSARFNQIWKNYWAIMRVQKRMNIFTNGYAQIANIFPIVVASPRYFSGAIELGVLMQVADAFGSVQGSLSWFINAYTDLATWRATCDRLLSFRQAMDDNEQRAPGVEVKRHGHQLHIKDLDLTLGNGRQLLQNAALDVAAGDRVLLSGRSGSGKSTLLRAMGNLLTHGRGRIDMPEGRTMFMPQKPYLPIGTLREALSYPQPGDVYSQERYAHVLQLCRLPQLIERLDEPAHWQSLLSPGEQQRVAFARTLLYAPQWLYLDEATSAMDEEDEASLYQALIDELPGLTLISVGHRSSLKRFHSRHIRLEGGHLQPQAMGEATTV
- the kdgD gene encoding 5-dehydro-4-deoxyglucarate dehydratase, whose product is MNPQELKSILSAGLLSFPVTDFNAQGDFDRSGYIKRLEWLAPYGASALFAAGGTGEFFSLAASEYSQVIKTAVDTCAKSVPILAGVGGATRQAIEYAQEAERLGAKGLLLLPHYLTEASQDGVAAHVEAVCKSVNIGVIVYNRNVCRLNATQLERLAERCPNLIGYKDGLGDIELMVSIRRRLGDRFSYLGGLPTAEVYAAAYKALGVPVYSSAVFNFIPKTAMDFYHAIARDDHATVGKLIDDFFLPYLDIRNRKAGYAVSIVKAGAKIAGYDAGPVRTPLTDLTGEEYEMLAALMDKMGPQ